In the Nothobranchius furzeri strain GRZ-AD chromosome 15, NfurGRZ-RIMD1, whole genome shotgun sequence genome, one interval contains:
- the LOC107391154 gene encoding MYND-type zinc finger-containing chromatin reader ZMYND8 isoform X3 yields the protein MHPQSLAEEEIKTESDVVEGMDASVRSKVPDPPGSAERSTAPQKRKVTSPTHSSNGHSPSETSPSPLKKKKKPGAVNCNNKDQSELRHGPFYYMKQPALTTDPVDVVPQDGRNDFYCWLCHREGQVLCCELCPRVYHAKCLKLPAEPEGDWFCPECEKITVAECIETQSKAMTMLTIDQLSYLLKFALQKIKQPGTEPFQKPVSLEQHPDYAEYIFHPMDLSTIEKNVKKKMYGCTEAFLADIKWILHNCIIYNGGNHKLTATAKVIVKICEHEMNEIEVCPECYLSSCQKRDNWFCEPCSQPHPLVWAKLKGFPFWPAKALREKDGQVDARFFGQHDRAWVPINNCYLMSKEIPFSVKKTKSIFNSAMQEMEVYVENIRKKFGVFNYAPFRTPYTPNNQLQMLLDPSNPGAGAVKTEKPDKLRFNFDITASPKMILSKSSTPSAMSRRASMTETPRSPMSTNSSVHTGSDGEQDTEKVTRNPALHYSTGEESMDCTASPVSGKVGPAGSVTGSPKPFNAGLVPKQERTTGTGGILNLNLDRVKAEMDLKELSETVQQQQQQQAAPAAPATPKKHIRSLDKTIESCKAQLGIDEISEDAYKDVDHSDSEDSEKSDSSDSEYPSDEEHKPKSAAPDDKDKAERKRPKASTEGENKEGGTTTGDKATSEPLLKEKQGSNGPDRDLQDKPRTPQSQPLAEKPKSSEEGKAATATAAVAEQDSDSERELVIDLGDEHGGRESKRPRKEQGSSAAKPTKDTNVAKLEGKLPSSAASSAPTRDTSPSLKDSLQPSVTGALNLVSAAAPGQPSATTTTSGSASSPSPVSTTTSPVLIAIKKQRPLLPKETAQAVQRAVVLSPTKFQTSSQKWHMQKVQRQQQQQQGEQPTAQMQTPSQTHSPQQLQQQNSNSSSSSTRYQTRQAVKVQQKDPPQSATSSASGPATSGSSSFMPGDLQIPTVSADVAADIAKYTSKIMDTIKGTMTEIYNDLSKSTSGNTIAEPYFQQIRRLRIEIEKLQWLHQQELSEMKHNLELTMAEMRQSLEQERERLVAEVKKQTEVEKQQAVDETKKKQWCANCRKEAIFYCCWNTSYCDYPCQQAHWPEHMKSCTQSATASQQEPEAEPNSEPLVKPSGHSPAAQSLPSGTGSISDKSNSPTYVDKSKDSAGVTVT from the exons ATGCATCCACAGAG TCTGGCTGAGGAGGAGATAAAGACCGAGTCTGATGTGGTAGAGGGGATGGATGCTTCTGTGCGATCCAAAG TCCCTGACCCACCAGGGTCAGCAGAACGATCAACAGCACCACAGAAGCGCAAGGTGACGAGTCCCACCCATTCCTCCAATGGACACTCTCCCTCAGAAACCTCCCCCAGCCCcctgaagaaaaagaagaagccaGGGGCTGTGAACTGTAATAACAAAGACCAG TCAGAGCTAAGACATGGTCCCTTTTACTATATGAAGCAGCCAGCACTCACCACAGACCCTGTTGATGTTGTACCGCAGGACGGCAGGAATGACTTCTACTGCTGGCTGTGCCACCGCGAGGGCCAGGTGCTCTGCTGTGAGCTCTGCCCCAGGGTGTACCACGCCAAGTGCCTCAAACTACCAGCCGAGCCCGAGGGCGACTGGTTCTGTCCAGAGTGTGAG AAAATAACCGTTGCTGAATGCATTGAAACCCAGAGCAAGGCGATGACGATGCTAACGATAGACCAGCTCTCCTACCTGCTGAAATTTGCACTCCAGAAAATTAAACAGCCTGGG ACGGAGCCTTTTCAGAAGCCCGTATCTTTGGAACAACACCCAGATTATGCAGAATACATCTTCCACCCAATGGACTTGAGTACTATAGAGAAG AATGTGAAAAAGAAAATGTACGGTTGCACAGAGGCTTTTCTTGCTGATATAAAATGGATCTTACACAACTGCATCATCTATAATGGAG GGAATCACAAACTAACTGCGACCGCCAAAGTCATTGTGAAGATCTGTGAACATGAG ATGAATGAGATTGAGGTGTGTCCAGAGTGCTACCTGTCTTCATGCCAAAAAAGGGATAACTGGTTTTGCGAACCATGC AGTCAGCCCCACCCCCTGGTCTGGGCCAAGCTGAAGGGGTTCCCGTTCTGGCCAGCGAAGGCTCTTCGAGAAAAGGATGGGCAAGTAGATGCACGCTTCTTTGGGCAACACGACAG AGCCTGGGTACCGATCAACAACTGCTACTTGATGTCCAAAGAGATCCCGTTCTctgtaaagaaaacaaaaagcatttttaataGTGCCATGCAAGAGATGGAGGTCTATGTGGAAAATATACGCAAAAAATTTGGGGTCTTTAACTACGCGCCCTTCCGCACCCCCTACACACCCAACAACCAGCTGCAGATGCTGCTGGATCCCTCCAACCCCGGTGCTGGTGCGGTGAAAACCGAGAAACCGGACAAACTACGCTTCAACTTTGACATAACTGCATCTCCTAAGATGATCCTCAGCAAGAGCTCCACGCCCAGCGCTATGAGTCGGCGAGCCTCGATGACAGAAACGCCCCGTTCTCCCATGAGCACCAACTCCTCGGTTCACACAGGGTCTGATGGGGAGCAAGACACGGAGAAGGTCACCAGGAATCCTGCTTTGCACTACAGCACTGGAGAGGAATCCATGGACTGTACGG CATCCCCTGTCTCTGGGAAGGTGGGTCCAGCTGGCAGTGTGACGGGCAGTCCGAAGCCCTTTAACGCTGGACTCGTGCCCAAGCAGGAGAGGACCACAGGAACAGGAGGAATCCTCAATCTCAACCTTG ATCGAGTGAAGGCAGAAATGGATCTGAAGGAGCTAAGTGAGactgtgcagcagcagcagcagcaacaagccGCACCTGCAGCACCTGCTACTCCAAAGAAACACATCCGGAGTCTGGATAAGACCATCGAAAGCTGCAAGGCACAGCTTG GAATCGATGAGATCTCTGAGGATGCTTATAAAGATGTGGATCACAGTGACTCTGAGGACTCAGAGAAATCAGATTCCAGTGATAGCGAGTATCCCAGTGACGAAGAACACAAACCAAAGAGCGCTGCACCGGATGATAAGGACAAAGCAGAGAGAAAAAGGCCCAAAGCGAGCACGGAGGGAGAGAATAAGGAGGGAGGCACAACCACAGGGGACAAGGCCACCTCTGAACCCTTGCTCAAAGAGAAGCAGGGCAGCAATGGCCCAGATAGGGATTTGCAGGACAAGCCCAGGACGCCCCAATCTCAGCCCCTTGCTGAAAAGCCTAAATCATCGGAGGAGGGCAAAGCGGCCACAGCTACAGCAGCGGTGGCTGAACAAGACTCTGATTCTGAGAGAGAGCTTGTCATTGACCTGGGGGATGAACATGGAGGTCGTGAGTCAAAGAGGCCAAGAAAAGAGCAAGGGTCCTCCGCTGCCAAACCCACTAAAGACACTAATGTTGCCAAGTTGGAAG GTAAACTGCCTTCATCTGCTGCGTCAAGCGCGCCAACACGAGACACTTCCCCCAGCCTTAAAGATTCACTACAGCCCTCTGTCACAGGAGCACTTAACCTTGTTTCTGCTGCAGCACCTGGCCAGCCCAGTGCTACCACAACTACCAGTGGGTCTGCCAGCTCCCCATCCCCTGTCTCCACAACAACGTCCCCAGTTCTTATAGCTATAAAAAAACAGCGCCCACTACTGCCCAAAGAGACGGCTCAGGCTGTGCAGCGGGCGGTTGTTTTAAGTCCAACCAAGTTTCAGACATCATCCCAGAAGTGGCACATGCAGAAGGttcagaggcagcagcagcagcagcagggagaGCAGCCGACTGCGCAGATGCAGACACCGAGTCAGacacacagcccacagcagctGCAACAGCAGAACTCCAACTCCTCTTCCTCCAGCACACGCTATCAGACCAGACAGGCAGTCAAAG TGCAACAGAAAGACCCACCTCAGAGTGCGACGTCATCAGCATCTGGACCGGCCACATCTGGTAGCTCCTCTTTCATGCCGGGAGACTTGCAAATCCCTACAGTTTCAGCAGATGTAGCAGCAGATATAGCCAAGTACACGAGCAAA ATTATGGACACAATAAAGGGGACAATGACCGAAATCTACAACGATCTTTCTAAAAGCACGTCAGGAAACACAATTGCAGAG CCTTATTTTCAACAGATACGAAGGCTGAGGATAGAGATTGAAAAGCTCCAGTGGTTGCATCAACAAGAGCTGTCAGAAATGAAGCACAACTTGG AGTTAACAATGGCAGAAATGAGACAGAGTCTGGAGCAGGAAAGAGAACGTTTGGTAGCCGAGGTAAAAAAGCAGACGGAGGTGGAAAAGCAGCAGGCAGTGGATGAGACCAAAAAGAAACAGTGGTGTGCAAACTGCAGAAAGGAGGCCATCTTTTACTGCTGCTGGAATACCAGTTACTGTGATTACCCCTGCCAACAAGCCCACTGGCCTGAGCACATGAAGTCCTGCACGCAGTCAG CCACAGCGTCGCAGCAGGAACCAGAGGCAGAGCCTAACTCTGAGCCTTTGGTCAAACCATCAGGCCACTCTCCCGCCGCCCAGTCACTGCCGTCAGGCACAGGATCCATATCGGACAAAAGCAACTCTCCTACATACGTTGACAAAAGCAAGGACAGCGCTGGTGTTACTGTGACCTAA
- the LOC107391154 gene encoding MYND-type zinc finger-containing chromatin reader ZMYND8 isoform X2, with product MKAEPLETSRVPIDKSRETRRLSLAEEEIKTESDVVEGMDASVRSKVPDPPGSAERSTAPQKRKVTSPTHSSNGHSPSETSPSPLKKKKKPGAVNCNNKDQSELRHGPFYYMKQPALTTDPVDVVPQDGRNDFYCWLCHREGQVLCCELCPRVYHAKCLKLPAEPEGDWFCPECEKITVAECIETQSKAMTMLTIDQLSYLLKFALQKIKQPGTEPFQKPVSLEQHPDYAEYIFHPMDLSTIEKNVKKKMYGCTEAFLADIKWILHNCIIYNGGNHKLTATAKVIVKICEHEMNEIEVCPECYLSSCQKRDNWFCEPCSQPHPLVWAKLKGFPFWPAKALREKDGQVDARFFGQHDRAWVPINNCYLMSKEIPFSVKKTKSIFNSAMQEMEVYVENIRKKFGVFNYAPFRTPYTPNNQLQMLLDPSNPGAGAVKTEKPDKLRFNFDITASPKMILSKSSTPSAMSRRASMTETPRSPMSTNSSVHTGSDGEQDTEKVTRNPALHYSTGEESMDCTASPVSGKVGPAGSVTGSPKPFNAGLVPKQERTTGTGGILNLNLDRVKAEMDLKELSETVQQQQQQQAAPAAPATPKKHIRSLDKTIESCKAQLGIDEISEDAYKDVDHSDSEDSEKSDSSDSEYPSDEEHKPKSAAPDDKDKAERKRPKASTEGENKEGGTTTGDKATSEPLLKEKQGSNGPDRDLQDKPRTPQSQPLAEKPKSSEEGKAATATAAVAEQDSDSERELVIDLGDEHGGRESKRPRKEQGSSAAKPTKDTNVAKLEGKLPSSAASSAPTRDTSPSLKDSLQPSVTGALNLVSAAAPGQPSATTTTSGSASSPSPVSTTTSPVLIAIKKQRPLLPKETAQAVQRAVVLSPTKFQTSSQKWHMQKVQRQQQQQQGEQPTAQMQTPSQTHSPQQLQQQNSNSSSSSTRYQTRQAVKVQQKDPPQSATSSASGPATSGSSSFMPGDLQIPTVSADVAADIAKYTSKIMDTIKGTMTEIYNDLSKSTSGNTIAEIRRLRIEIEKLQWLHQQELSEMKHNLELTMAEMRQSLEQERERLVAEVKKQTEVEKQQAVDETKKKQWCANCRKEAIFYCCWNTSYCDYPCQQAHWPEHMKSCTQSATASQQEPEAEPNSEPLVKPSGHSPAAQSLPSGTGSISDKSNSPTYVDKSKDSAGVTVT from the exons ATGAAAGCTGAACCCCTGGAAACCAGCCGGGTCCCTATTGACAAATCCCGTGAGACCCGGCGCCTTAG TCTGGCTGAGGAGGAGATAAAGACCGAGTCTGATGTGGTAGAGGGGATGGATGCTTCTGTGCGATCCAAAG TCCCTGACCCACCAGGGTCAGCAGAACGATCAACAGCACCACAGAAGCGCAAGGTGACGAGTCCCACCCATTCCTCCAATGGACACTCTCCCTCAGAAACCTCCCCCAGCCCcctgaagaaaaagaagaagccaGGGGCTGTGAACTGTAATAACAAAGACCAG TCAGAGCTAAGACATGGTCCCTTTTACTATATGAAGCAGCCAGCACTCACCACAGACCCTGTTGATGTTGTACCGCAGGACGGCAGGAATGACTTCTACTGCTGGCTGTGCCACCGCGAGGGCCAGGTGCTCTGCTGTGAGCTCTGCCCCAGGGTGTACCACGCCAAGTGCCTCAAACTACCAGCCGAGCCCGAGGGCGACTGGTTCTGTCCAGAGTGTGAG AAAATAACCGTTGCTGAATGCATTGAAACCCAGAGCAAGGCGATGACGATGCTAACGATAGACCAGCTCTCCTACCTGCTGAAATTTGCACTCCAGAAAATTAAACAGCCTGGG ACGGAGCCTTTTCAGAAGCCCGTATCTTTGGAACAACACCCAGATTATGCAGAATACATCTTCCACCCAATGGACTTGAGTACTATAGAGAAG AATGTGAAAAAGAAAATGTACGGTTGCACAGAGGCTTTTCTTGCTGATATAAAATGGATCTTACACAACTGCATCATCTATAATGGAG GGAATCACAAACTAACTGCGACCGCCAAAGTCATTGTGAAGATCTGTGAACATGAG ATGAATGAGATTGAGGTGTGTCCAGAGTGCTACCTGTCTTCATGCCAAAAAAGGGATAACTGGTTTTGCGAACCATGC AGTCAGCCCCACCCCCTGGTCTGGGCCAAGCTGAAGGGGTTCCCGTTCTGGCCAGCGAAGGCTCTTCGAGAAAAGGATGGGCAAGTAGATGCACGCTTCTTTGGGCAACACGACAG AGCCTGGGTACCGATCAACAACTGCTACTTGATGTCCAAAGAGATCCCGTTCTctgtaaagaaaacaaaaagcatttttaataGTGCCATGCAAGAGATGGAGGTCTATGTGGAAAATATACGCAAAAAATTTGGGGTCTTTAACTACGCGCCCTTCCGCACCCCCTACACACCCAACAACCAGCTGCAGATGCTGCTGGATCCCTCCAACCCCGGTGCTGGTGCGGTGAAAACCGAGAAACCGGACAAACTACGCTTCAACTTTGACATAACTGCATCTCCTAAGATGATCCTCAGCAAGAGCTCCACGCCCAGCGCTATGAGTCGGCGAGCCTCGATGACAGAAACGCCCCGTTCTCCCATGAGCACCAACTCCTCGGTTCACACAGGGTCTGATGGGGAGCAAGACACGGAGAAGGTCACCAGGAATCCTGCTTTGCACTACAGCACTGGAGAGGAATCCATGGACTGTACGG CATCCCCTGTCTCTGGGAAGGTGGGTCCAGCTGGCAGTGTGACGGGCAGTCCGAAGCCCTTTAACGCTGGACTCGTGCCCAAGCAGGAGAGGACCACAGGAACAGGAGGAATCCTCAATCTCAACCTTG ATCGAGTGAAGGCAGAAATGGATCTGAAGGAGCTAAGTGAGactgtgcagcagcagcagcagcaacaagccGCACCTGCAGCACCTGCTACTCCAAAGAAACACATCCGGAGTCTGGATAAGACCATCGAAAGCTGCAAGGCACAGCTTG GAATCGATGAGATCTCTGAGGATGCTTATAAAGATGTGGATCACAGTGACTCTGAGGACTCAGAGAAATCAGATTCCAGTGATAGCGAGTATCCCAGTGACGAAGAACACAAACCAAAGAGCGCTGCACCGGATGATAAGGACAAAGCAGAGAGAAAAAGGCCCAAAGCGAGCACGGAGGGAGAGAATAAGGAGGGAGGCACAACCACAGGGGACAAGGCCACCTCTGAACCCTTGCTCAAAGAGAAGCAGGGCAGCAATGGCCCAGATAGGGATTTGCAGGACAAGCCCAGGACGCCCCAATCTCAGCCCCTTGCTGAAAAGCCTAAATCATCGGAGGAGGGCAAAGCGGCCACAGCTACAGCAGCGGTGGCTGAACAAGACTCTGATTCTGAGAGAGAGCTTGTCATTGACCTGGGGGATGAACATGGAGGTCGTGAGTCAAAGAGGCCAAGAAAAGAGCAAGGGTCCTCCGCTGCCAAACCCACTAAAGACACTAATGTTGCCAAGTTGGAAG GTAAACTGCCTTCATCTGCTGCGTCAAGCGCGCCAACACGAGACACTTCCCCCAGCCTTAAAGATTCACTACAGCCCTCTGTCACAGGAGCACTTAACCTTGTTTCTGCTGCAGCACCTGGCCAGCCCAGTGCTACCACAACTACCAGTGGGTCTGCCAGCTCCCCATCCCCTGTCTCCACAACAACGTCCCCAGTTCTTATAGCTATAAAAAAACAGCGCCCACTACTGCCCAAAGAGACGGCTCAGGCTGTGCAGCGGGCGGTTGTTTTAAGTCCAACCAAGTTTCAGACATCATCCCAGAAGTGGCACATGCAGAAGGttcagaggcagcagcagcagcagcagggagaGCAGCCGACTGCGCAGATGCAGACACCGAGTCAGacacacagcccacagcagctGCAACAGCAGAACTCCAACTCCTCTTCCTCCAGCACACGCTATCAGACCAGACAGGCAGTCAAAG TGCAACAGAAAGACCCACCTCAGAGTGCGACGTCATCAGCATCTGGACCGGCCACATCTGGTAGCTCCTCTTTCATGCCGGGAGACTTGCAAATCCCTACAGTTTCAGCAGATGTAGCAGCAGATATAGCCAAGTACACGAGCAAA ATTATGGACACAATAAAGGGGACAATGACCGAAATCTACAACGATCTTTCTAAAAGCACGTCAGGAAACACAATTGCAGAG ATACGAAGGCTGAGGATAGAGATTGAAAAGCTCCAGTGGTTGCATCAACAAGAGCTGTCAGAAATGAAGCACAACTTGG AGTTAACAATGGCAGAAATGAGACAGAGTCTGGAGCAGGAAAGAGAACGTTTGGTAGCCGAGGTAAAAAAGCAGACGGAGGTGGAAAAGCAGCAGGCAGTGGATGAGACCAAAAAGAAACAGTGGTGTGCAAACTGCAGAAAGGAGGCCATCTTTTACTGCTGCTGGAATACCAGTTACTGTGATTACCCCTGCCAACAAGCCCACTGGCCTGAGCACATGAAGTCCTGCACGCAGTCAG CCACAGCGTCGCAGCAGGAACCAGAGGCAGAGCCTAACTCTGAGCCTTTGGTCAAACCATCAGGCCACTCTCCCGCCGCCCAGTCACTGCCGTCAGGCACAGGATCCATATCGGACAAAAGCAACTCTCCTACATACGTTGACAAAAGCAAGGACAGCGCTGGTGTTACTGTGACCTAA
- the LOC107391154 gene encoding MYND-type zinc finger-containing chromatin reader ZMYND8 isoform X5 produces the protein MKAEPLETSRVPIDKSRETRRLSLAEEEIKTESDVVEGMDASVRSKVPDPPGSAERSTAPQKRKVTSPTHSSNGHSPSETSPSPLKKKKKPGAVNCNNKDQDGRNDFYCWLCHREGQVLCCELCPRVYHAKCLKLPAEPEGDWFCPECEKITVAECIETQSKAMTMLTIDQLSYLLKFALQKIKQPGTEPFQKPVSLEQHPDYAEYIFHPMDLSTIEKNVKKKMYGCTEAFLADIKWILHNCIIYNGGNHKLTATAKVIVKICEHEMNEIEVCPECYLSSCQKRDNWFCEPCSQPHPLVWAKLKGFPFWPAKALREKDGQVDARFFGQHDRAWVPINNCYLMSKEIPFSVKKTKSIFNSAMQEMEVYVENIRKKFGVFNYAPFRTPYTPNNQLQMLLDPSNPGAGAVKTEKPDKLRFNFDITASPKMILSKSSTPSAMSRRASMTETPRSPMSTNSSVHTGSDGEQDTEKVTRNPALHYSTGEESMDCTASPVSGKVGPAGSVTGSPKPFNAGLVPKQERTTGTGGILNLNLDRVKAEMDLKELSETVQQQQQQQAAPAAPATPKKHIRSLDKTIESCKAQLGIDEISEDAYKDVDHSDSEDSEKSDSSDSEYPSDEEHKPKSAAPDDKDKAERKRPKASTEGENKEGGTTTGDKATSEPLLKEKQGSNGPDRDLQDKPRTPQSQPLAEKPKSSEEGKAATATAAVAEQDSDSERELVIDLGDEHGGRESKRPRKEQGSSAAKPTKDTNVAKLEGKLPSSAASSAPTRDTSPSLKDSLQPSVTGALNLVSAAAPGQPSATTTTSGSASSPSPVSTTTSPVLIAIKKQRPLLPKETAQAVQRAVVLSPTKFQTSSQKWHMQKVQRQQQQQQGEQPTAQMQTPSQTHSPQQLQQQNSNSSSSSTRYQTRQAVKVQQKDPPQSATSSASGPATSGSSSFMPGDLQIPTVSADVAADIAKYTSKIMDTIKGTMTEIYNDLSKSTSGNTIAEPYFQQIRRLRIEIEKLQWLHQQELSEMKHNLELTMAEMRQSLEQERERLVAEVKKQTEVEKQQAVDETKKKQWCANCRKEAIFYCCWNTSYCDYPCQQAHWPEHMKSCTQSATASQQEPEAEPNSEPLVKPSGHSPAAQSLPSGTGSISDKSNSPTYVDKSKDSAGVTVT, from the exons ATGAAAGCTGAACCCCTGGAAACCAGCCGGGTCCCTATTGACAAATCCCGTGAGACCCGGCGCCTTAG TCTGGCTGAGGAGGAGATAAAGACCGAGTCTGATGTGGTAGAGGGGATGGATGCTTCTGTGCGATCCAAAG TCCCTGACCCACCAGGGTCAGCAGAACGATCAACAGCACCACAGAAGCGCAAGGTGACGAGTCCCACCCATTCCTCCAATGGACACTCTCCCTCAGAAACCTCCCCCAGCCCcctgaagaaaaagaagaagccaGGGGCTGTGAACTGTAATAACAAAGACCAG GACGGCAGGAATGACTTCTACTGCTGGCTGTGCCACCGCGAGGGCCAGGTGCTCTGCTGTGAGCTCTGCCCCAGGGTGTACCACGCCAAGTGCCTCAAACTACCAGCCGAGCCCGAGGGCGACTGGTTCTGTCCAGAGTGTGAG AAAATAACCGTTGCTGAATGCATTGAAACCCAGAGCAAGGCGATGACGATGCTAACGATAGACCAGCTCTCCTACCTGCTGAAATTTGCACTCCAGAAAATTAAACAGCCTGGG ACGGAGCCTTTTCAGAAGCCCGTATCTTTGGAACAACACCCAGATTATGCAGAATACATCTTCCACCCAATGGACTTGAGTACTATAGAGAAG AATGTGAAAAAGAAAATGTACGGTTGCACAGAGGCTTTTCTTGCTGATATAAAATGGATCTTACACAACTGCATCATCTATAATGGAG GGAATCACAAACTAACTGCGACCGCCAAAGTCATTGTGAAGATCTGTGAACATGAG ATGAATGAGATTGAGGTGTGTCCAGAGTGCTACCTGTCTTCATGCCAAAAAAGGGATAACTGGTTTTGCGAACCATGC AGTCAGCCCCACCCCCTGGTCTGGGCCAAGCTGAAGGGGTTCCCGTTCTGGCCAGCGAAGGCTCTTCGAGAAAAGGATGGGCAAGTAGATGCACGCTTCTTTGGGCAACACGACAG AGCCTGGGTACCGATCAACAACTGCTACTTGATGTCCAAAGAGATCCCGTTCTctgtaaagaaaacaaaaagcatttttaataGTGCCATGCAAGAGATGGAGGTCTATGTGGAAAATATACGCAAAAAATTTGGGGTCTTTAACTACGCGCCCTTCCGCACCCCCTACACACCCAACAACCAGCTGCAGATGCTGCTGGATCCCTCCAACCCCGGTGCTGGTGCGGTGAAAACCGAGAAACCGGACAAACTACGCTTCAACTTTGACATAACTGCATCTCCTAAGATGATCCTCAGCAAGAGCTCCACGCCCAGCGCTATGAGTCGGCGAGCCTCGATGACAGAAACGCCCCGTTCTCCCATGAGCACCAACTCCTCGGTTCACACAGGGTCTGATGGGGAGCAAGACACGGAGAAGGTCACCAGGAATCCTGCTTTGCACTACAGCACTGGAGAGGAATCCATGGACTGTACGG CATCCCCTGTCTCTGGGAAGGTGGGTCCAGCTGGCAGTGTGACGGGCAGTCCGAAGCCCTTTAACGCTGGACTCGTGCCCAAGCAGGAGAGGACCACAGGAACAGGAGGAATCCTCAATCTCAACCTTG ATCGAGTGAAGGCAGAAATGGATCTGAAGGAGCTAAGTGAGactgtgcagcagcagcagcagcaacaagccGCACCTGCAGCACCTGCTACTCCAAAGAAACACATCCGGAGTCTGGATAAGACCATCGAAAGCTGCAAGGCACAGCTTG GAATCGATGAGATCTCTGAGGATGCTTATAAAGATGTGGATCACAGTGACTCTGAGGACTCAGAGAAATCAGATTCCAGTGATAGCGAGTATCCCAGTGACGAAGAACACAAACCAAAGAGCGCTGCACCGGATGATAAGGACAAAGCAGAGAGAAAAAGGCCCAAAGCGAGCACGGAGGGAGAGAATAAGGAGGGAGGCACAACCACAGGGGACAAGGCCACCTCTGAACCCTTGCTCAAAGAGAAGCAGGGCAGCAATGGCCCAGATAGGGATTTGCAGGACAAGCCCAGGACGCCCCAATCTCAGCCCCTTGCTGAAAAGCCTAAATCATCGGAGGAGGGCAAAGCGGCCACAGCTACAGCAGCGGTGGCTGAACAAGACTCTGATTCTGAGAGAGAGCTTGTCATTGACCTGGGGGATGAACATGGAGGTCGTGAGTCAAAGAGGCCAAGAAAAGAGCAAGGGTCCTCCGCTGCCAAACCCACTAAAGACACTAATGTTGCCAAGTTGGAAG GTAAACTGCCTTCATCTGCTGCGTCAAGCGCGCCAACACGAGACACTTCCCCCAGCCTTAAAGATTCACTACAGCCCTCTGTCACAGGAGCACTTAACCTTGTTTCTGCTGCAGCACCTGGCCAGCCCAGTGCTACCACAACTACCAGTGGGTCTGCCAGCTCCCCATCCCCTGTCTCCACAACAACGTCCCCAGTTCTTATAGCTATAAAAAAACAGCGCCCACTACTGCCCAAAGAGACGGCTCAGGCTGTGCAGCGGGCGGTTGTTTTAAGTCCAACCAAGTTTCAGACATCATCCCAGAAGTGGCACATGCAGAAGGttcagaggcagcagcagcagcagcagggagaGCAGCCGACTGCGCAGATGCAGACACCGAGTCAGacacacagcccacagcagctGCAACAGCAGAACTCCAACTCCTCTTCCTCCAGCACACGCTATCAGACCAGACAGGCAGTCAAAG TGCAACAGAAAGACCCACCTCAGAGTGCGACGTCATCAGCATCTGGACCGGCCACATCTGGTAGCTCCTCTTTCATGCCGGGAGACTTGCAAATCCCTACAGTTTCAGCAGATGTAGCAGCAGATATAGCCAAGTACACGAGCAAA ATTATGGACACAATAAAGGGGACAATGACCGAAATCTACAACGATCTTTCTAAAAGCACGTCAGGAAACACAATTGCAGAG CCTTATTTTCAACAGATACGAAGGCTGAGGATAGAGATTGAAAAGCTCCAGTGGTTGCATCAACAAGAGCTGTCAGAAATGAAGCACAACTTGG AGTTAACAATGGCAGAAATGAGACAGAGTCTGGAGCAGGAAAGAGAACGTTTGGTAGCCGAGGTAAAAAAGCAGACGGAGGTGGAAAAGCAGCAGGCAGTGGATGAGACCAAAAAGAAACAGTGGTGTGCAAACTGCAGAAAGGAGGCCATCTTTTACTGCTGCTGGAATACCAGTTACTGTGATTACCCCTGCCAACAAGCCCACTGGCCTGAGCACATGAAGTCCTGCACGCAGTCAG CCACAGCGTCGCAGCAGGAACCAGAGGCAGAGCCTAACTCTGAGCCTTTGGTCAAACCATCAGGCCACTCTCCCGCCGCCCAGTCACTGCCGTCAGGCACAGGATCCATATCGGACAAAAGCAACTCTCCTACATACGTTGACAAAAGCAAGGACAGCGCTGGTGTTACTGTGACCTAA